Proteins from a single region of Bogoriella caseilytica:
- a CDS encoding ROK family transcriptional regulator yields the protein MTDSELAESRTPREPSSGRRGTNLPRMGDYNSLVVLDRIRRSRAGISRVEIAAATGLSVQTISNLVARLLEEGMIGEGARAGVGRGKPRTLLHARADAAHAIGLHVDPLTITFVLLDLTGAVVHRVLERTPERLEDAIALMAERVVELSVRVPAATLRGLGVAAPGPIDAVEGRVVHPPLLSDWGDVPLRSRLATLTGLPTILDKDVTAAMAAELWQRHHDLGGTTLFSYLGYGVGFAFAREGELLPGSSRNAGESGHLIVDPDGPECFCGRRGCLGVSSSLEHLISRGVALGVLEPFDGEPEPWQEDVAMSRLAEKAEAGDSAALEILRTAGRQIAHGIVLVADLLDADRVVFGGLNWERLAPYITAAVTAEFAASGTMRELHEVAVEGSELGPWVGAVGAASLVLDEAFTPKPSALVAQLG from the coding sequence ATGACCGACAGTGAGCTCGCGGAGTCGAGGACGCCACGGGAGCCGTCCTCCGGGCGCCGCGGCACGAACCTGCCGCGGATGGGGGACTACAACTCGCTCGTGGTGCTCGACCGGATCCGCCGGTCACGGGCCGGGATCTCCCGGGTGGAGATCGCCGCTGCGACGGGTCTGTCGGTGCAGACGATCTCCAACCTCGTGGCCCGACTGCTGGAGGAGGGCATGATCGGCGAGGGTGCGCGCGCCGGAGTCGGGCGCGGGAAGCCGCGCACCCTGCTGCACGCCCGGGCCGACGCGGCGCACGCCATCGGCCTGCACGTCGATCCGCTCACCATCACCTTCGTGCTGCTCGACCTCACCGGCGCCGTGGTGCATCGCGTGCTGGAGCGCACACCCGAGCGCCTGGAGGACGCGATCGCGCTCATGGCCGAGCGGGTGGTCGAGCTGAGCGTACGCGTGCCGGCGGCCACGCTGCGCGGCCTCGGCGTCGCCGCACCGGGCCCGATCGACGCCGTCGAGGGGCGTGTGGTGCACCCGCCGCTGCTCTCCGACTGGGGGGACGTGCCTCTACGCTCGCGACTGGCCACCCTGACCGGGCTGCCGACGATCCTGGACAAGGACGTCACCGCGGCGATGGCCGCCGAACTCTGGCAACGCCACCACGATCTGGGCGGCACCACTCTGTTCAGCTACCTCGGATACGGCGTCGGCTTCGCCTTCGCGCGTGAGGGCGAGTTGCTGCCGGGCAGCTCGCGCAACGCCGGCGAGAGTGGTCACCTCATCGTCGACCCGGACGGGCCCGAGTGCTTCTGCGGGCGGCGCGGATGCCTGGGGGTGAGTTCCTCGCTGGAGCACCTGATCTCCCGTGGCGTGGCACTCGGCGTCCTCGAACCCTTCGACGGCGAGCCCGAGCCGTGGCAGGAGGACGTGGCGATGAGCCGGCTGGCCGAGAAGGCCGAGGCCGGGGACTCCGCCGCGCTGGAGATCCTGCGCACTGCCGGCCGTCAGATCGCCCATGGCATCGTGCTCGTGGCAGACCTGCTCGACGCCGACCGCGTGGTGTTCGGCGGACTCAACTGGGAGCGACTCGCGCCCTACATCACCGCGGCGGTCACCGCGGAGTTCGCGGCCAGCGGCACGATGCGCGAACTCCACGAGGTCGCGGTGGAGGGCTCGGAACTTGGCCCGTGGGTGGGGGCCGTGGGGGCGGCCAGCCTGGTGCTGGACGAGGCATTCACCCCGAAGCCCTCGGCGCTCGTGGCCCAGCTCGGCTGA
- a CDS encoding extracellular solute-binding protein: MRTRLTLIASTSACAIVLAACSGGENGGSDDGANEGGGESTITVAYQRTDAFFQLDDLLQKCKDEFESANEGVTVELEPIAAQETEYFTALALMHGSPDTAPDVIYEDTFMVRSNAAAGYLAPMDDYLAEWEDWDQFSEAAKQAGLGDDGMTYGISMGTDTRGIYFNKELFAEAGLPEDWQPETWEDILEAARAVQDANPDVIPLNVYSSIAQGEATSMQGFEMLLYGTDDELYDFDSQQWTTGSQGFLDALTFIETAQAEELLPGLEDALDTNLPNRVSGELLPQGQLAIAVDGSWVPGGWMGDGANSWPEWEEVMGMAQMPTSQGQEPGATSMSGGWLLSLGSQASDPEAAFGFITTCLNQENSLKFATENSQIAVRDDVASDPTYLDYNPSFEFFSSLVPVTNFRPATPDYSQISNLIQVAAESVLTGQATPEQAQETYDQGVIGIVGEENTSGGS, translated from the coding sequence ATGCGCACGAGACTGACTCTGATCGCCTCGACCTCGGCCTGTGCCATCGTCCTCGCCGCATGCTCTGGCGGCGAGAACGGCGGTAGTGACGACGGCGCCAACGAGGGCGGTGGCGAGAGCACGATCACCGTCGCCTACCAGAGGACCGATGCGTTCTTCCAGCTCGATGACCTGCTGCAGAAGTGCAAGGACGAGTTCGAGAGCGCGAACGAGGGCGTCACGGTGGAGCTGGAGCCGATCGCCGCGCAGGAGACCGAGTACTTCACCGCGCTCGCGCTCATGCACGGCTCACCGGACACCGCCCCGGACGTGATCTACGAAGACACCTTCATGGTCCGCTCCAACGCGGCGGCCGGCTACCTCGCCCCGATGGACGACTACCTCGCCGAGTGGGAGGACTGGGACCAGTTCTCCGAGGCCGCCAAGCAGGCAGGTCTGGGCGATGACGGCATGACCTACGGCATCTCCATGGGCACCGACACCCGCGGCATCTACTTCAACAAGGAGCTCTTTGCCGAGGCCGGGTTGCCCGAGGACTGGCAGCCGGAGACCTGGGAGGACATCCTTGAGGCCGCTCGCGCCGTGCAGGACGCCAACCCCGACGTGATCCCGCTCAACGTCTACTCCTCTATCGCCCAGGGCGAGGCCACCTCGATGCAGGGCTTCGAGATGCTGCTCTACGGCACCGACGACGAGCTGTACGACTTCGACTCCCAGCAGTGGACGACCGGATCGCAGGGCTTCCTCGACGCCCTGACCTTCATCGAGACGGCGCAGGCCGAGGAGCTGCTACCCGGCCTGGAGGACGCACTGGACACCAACCTGCCCAACCGGGTCTCGGGCGAACTCCTGCCGCAGGGGCAGCTCGCGATCGCGGTGGACGGCTCCTGGGTGCCCGGGGGCTGGATGGGTGATGGCGCCAACTCGTGGCCCGAGTGGGAAGAGGTCATGGGCATGGCGCAGATGCCCACCTCGCAGGGCCAGGAGCCGGGCGCGACGTCCATGTCCGGCGGCTGGCTGCTCAGCCTCGGCTCACAAGCCAGCGACCCCGAGGCGGCCTTCGGCTTCATCACCACCTGCCTGAACCAGGAGAACTCGCTGAAGTTCGCCACCGAGAACAGCCAGATCGCGGTGCGTGACGATGTCGCCTCCGATCCGACCTACCTCGACTACAACCCCTCCTTCGAGTTCTTCTCCAGCCTCGTGCCGGTGACCAACTTCCGGCCCGCGACGCCGGACTACTCCCAGATCTCCAACTTGATCCAGGTGGCGGCCGAATCGGTGCTCACCGGCCAGGCCACTCCGGAGCAGGCCCAGGAGACCTACGACCAAGGCGTAATCGGCATCGTCGGCGAAGAGAACACGTCTGGCGGCAGCTGA
- a CDS encoding carbohydrate ABC transporter permease, with product MATLAAEPRRGQPAAPRRSRGRRVGRNLARTAPLLPAVVLLALFLLGPIIYSLFGSLTNRALTGPRAADPQFVGLDNYLTLLGNDNFWKSVVLTIVFVVASALIGQNVLGMGLALMMSKAPSGVSRVISALVVTAWVLPEIVAAFALYAFFASQGTLNIVLSWLGLDGPMWLVTFPMLAVILANVWRGTAFSMMVYSAALAEVPPDVSEAAEIDGANVFQRFFRITLPMIRRSISTNLMLTTLQTLGVFTLIWVMTAGGPGVESSTLPILAYQEAFKFMQVGYGTAIATVTLLLGAMFSIVYIKVLKPEVDS from the coding sequence ATGGCCACCCTTGCTGCGGAGCCGCGGCGGGGGCAGCCGGCGGCCCCGAGACGCTCTCGGGGCCGCCGGGTGGGGCGGAACCTCGCCCGCACCGCTCCGCTGCTACCCGCCGTGGTCCTCCTTGCCCTGTTCCTGCTCGGGCCGATCATCTACTCGCTGTTCGGATCCCTGACCAACCGTGCCCTGACCGGCCCGCGGGCGGCAGACCCGCAGTTCGTGGGCCTGGACAACTACCTCACCCTGCTGGGCAACGACAACTTCTGGAAGTCGGTCGTGCTCACGATCGTCTTCGTGGTCGCCTCCGCGCTGATCGGCCAGAACGTGCTCGGCATGGGGCTCGCGCTGATGATGAGCAAGGCGCCCAGCGGTGTCTCACGGGTGATCTCAGCCCTGGTGGTCACCGCGTGGGTGCTTCCGGAGATCGTGGCGGCCTTCGCCCTCTATGCCTTCTTCGCCTCCCAGGGCACGCTCAACATCGTGCTCTCCTGGCTCGGCCTCGACGGCCCGATGTGGCTGGTGACCTTCCCGATGCTCGCGGTGATCCTCGCCAACGTCTGGCGGGGCACGGCATTCTCGATGATGGTGTACTCCGCGGCGCTCGCGGAGGTGCCACCGGATGTCTCCGAGGCGGCCGAAATCGACGGCGCGAACGTCTTCCAGCGGTTCTTCCGGATCACCCTGCCGATGATCCGCCGTTCGATCTCCACCAACCTCATGCTCACCACCCTGCAGACCCTCGGGGTTTTCACCCTGATCTGGGTGATGACGGCCGGCGGCCCGGGCGTGGAGAGCTCGACGCTGCCGATCCTTGCCTACCAGGAAGCCTTCAAGTTCATGCAGGTCGGCTACGGCACCGCCATCGCCACCGTCACGCTCCTGCTGGGGGCAATGTTCTCCATCGTCTACATCAAGGTCCTCAAGCCGGAGGTGGACTCATGA
- a CDS encoding carbohydrate ABC transporter permease, with the protein MSAVPAAQVAATTPPSADARNVTRGGRRFTTASPRGRTSRLISTVVLLAIGVVFLVPLGWILLASVNGAATVSVSWPQMFTLDNFVQIATWETTFRPLWNSAILSFGCAIVTVVASVLAAYPLSRYQLRFRRSFMYGILFGTCLPITAMMVPVYALFVSLRLLDNVWGTMFFLAATSLPMAIWMTKNFMDSIPVSLEEAAWVDGASSMTALRRIVVPLMRPGIAVVFIFVFTQAWGNFFVPFVLLQSAQNQPAAVAIYGFFGTYGTVNYGQLAAFSIMYSLPVLVLYLVVQRVSGSSFAMAGAVKG; encoded by the coding sequence ATGAGCGCCGTGCCCGCCGCGCAGGTCGCGGCCACCACTCCACCGTCGGCAGATGCCAGGAACGTCACACGCGGCGGACGCCGGTTCACCACCGCCTCGCCGCGTGGTCGCACTAGCCGCCTGATCTCCACGGTCGTGCTCCTGGCGATCGGCGTGGTCTTCCTGGTGCCGCTGGGATGGATCCTGCTCGCCTCGGTCAACGGTGCTGCGACCGTCTCGGTCTCGTGGCCGCAGATGTTCACGCTGGACAACTTCGTGCAGATCGCCACGTGGGAGACCACCTTCCGCCCGCTGTGGAACTCGGCGATCCTCTCTTTCGGCTGCGCGATCGTGACGGTGGTGGCCTCGGTGCTCGCCGCCTACCCGCTCTCGCGCTACCAGCTGCGGTTCCGGCGCTCCTTCATGTACGGGATCCTGTTCGGCACGTGCTTGCCGATCACGGCGATGATGGTGCCGGTCTACGCGCTGTTCGTCTCGCTGCGGCTGCTGGACAACGTGTGGGGCACGATGTTCTTCCTCGCTGCCACCAGCCTGCCGATGGCTATCTGGATGACGAAGAACTTCATGGACTCCATCCCGGTCTCCCTGGAAGAGGCCGCCTGGGTGGACGGCGCGAGCTCGATGACGGCCCTGCGCCGCATCGTGGTGCCGTTGATGCGGCCCGGCATCGCCGTGGTCTTCATCTTCGTGTTCACCCAGGCCTGGGGGAACTTCTTCGTGCCCTTCGTGCTGCTGCAGTCCGCGCAGAATCAGCCGGCGGCGGTGGCGATCTATGGGTTCTTCGGTACCTACGGCACCGTGAACTACGGCCAGCTCGCGGCCTTCTCGATCATGTACTCCCTGCCCGTGCTCGTGCTGTACCTCGTGGTGCAGCGCGTCTCCGGCAGCTCCTTCGCCATGGCGGGCGCCGTGAAGGGCTAG
- a CDS encoding alpha-mannosidase, protein MHDNSALTIARIDRYLAEWIVPAVVRDRHALDVTSWQVPDEPVPFAQAREAFDGGRFAPHPVGTPWGRPWSTVWFHLTGTVPQDWPLDGTRAELDIDLGFIHTQPGFQAEGAAWSPDGVLVKGVSPRNAWVPLPQRGGHAVEMFIEGAANPDVPGDAWSTPTPMGDKATAPPEELYRLRAVDVVLVDTAVEDLVADVRALRGLIGTLPATSARRAQILAALEDMCDVVDPDDVAGTATAGREALAEVLAVPASSTAHRAAAVGHAHIDSAWLWPVRETVRKVSRTVANVLALMDSDPDVTFAFSSAQQYAWIKEYYPELYQRLAERVREGRIEPVGGMWVESDTNMVGSEALVRQFLEGKSFFATEFGAEPTQVWLPDSFGYTGSFPQVARLAGCTDFLTQKLSWNDTNRIPHHSFWWEGIDGSRVYTHFPPVDTYNSVLNAEELERASSQYADKARSSISLVPYGYGDGGGGPTREMVAQGHRVESLEGSARVEFTTAEAFFEASRQEYAAIAPTWVGELYLEYHRGTYTTQARTKRGNRRSEHLLREAELWSATAAVRAGADYPYEELQRLWRETLLLQFHDILPGTSIAWVHREAEASYAAIATEAEALIARALEAIAEQDGAAAGSGGQLVANASPFAQKGVAPGAIGAAEVASPARVERDGEDLLLVNDAVRVRVDRRGLVTSAVLVATGREGLAAPGNLLQLARDIPNTWEAWDIEEHYRRTISDVLDGEVEETTDENGAPAIRVTRTVGRSRVVQVLSLAPGTDPTLHLRTDVDWHEQQKLLKLGFTLDVHTDHARSEMQFGHITRPTHVNTSWDAARFETVAHRWVHVAEPGFGVAFSNDGTYGHDITRVRVGGDVTAGREDGAADDGRVATQVRWSLLRAPLFPDPVADQGEHTLRHAVTFGAQVSDAVEHGYALNLPLREVWPGDASGEAASGGAAVPPLVTVSDPQVVIESVKLAHDGSGDVVVRLYESLGARASASVGFGLEAASVTVTDVLERPLESAGVKLVDRAVAVELRPFQVLTLRVARG, encoded by the coding sequence ATGCACGACAACAGCGCCCTGACCATCGCCCGCATCGACCGCTACCTCGCGGAATGGATCGTGCCCGCCGTGGTGCGCGATCGCCACGCGCTGGACGTCACCAGCTGGCAGGTTCCGGACGAACCCGTGCCCTTCGCCCAAGCGCGTGAGGCCTTCGACGGCGGCCGGTTCGCCCCGCACCCGGTGGGCACCCCGTGGGGCCGGCCGTGGAGCACGGTCTGGTTCCACCTGACCGGCACGGTGCCGCAGGACTGGCCGCTGGACGGGACGCGGGCCGAGCTCGACATCGACCTCGGCTTCATCCACACCCAGCCCGGCTTCCAGGCCGAAGGGGCGGCATGGTCACCCGACGGGGTGCTGGTCAAGGGCGTCTCGCCGCGCAATGCGTGGGTGCCGCTACCCCAGCGCGGCGGTCACGCCGTGGAGATGTTCATCGAAGGCGCCGCCAACCCGGATGTGCCAGGCGACGCGTGGAGCACGCCCACCCCGATGGGGGACAAGGCCACCGCGCCGCCCGAAGAGCTCTACCGGCTGCGCGCCGTGGACGTGGTACTGGTGGACACGGCAGTGGAGGACCTGGTGGCCGACGTCCGCGCCCTGCGCGGCCTCATCGGCACGCTGCCGGCCACCTCCGCCCGGCGGGCCCAGATCCTCGCGGCCCTGGAGGACATGTGCGACGTCGTCGACCCGGACGATGTCGCCGGCACCGCCACGGCCGGCCGCGAAGCGCTCGCAGAGGTGCTGGCCGTCCCGGCGAGCAGCACCGCCCATCGGGCCGCCGCGGTGGGGCACGCCCACATCGATTCCGCCTGGCTGTGGCCAGTGCGCGAGACGGTTCGCAAGGTGAGCCGCACTGTCGCGAACGTGCTGGCCCTGATGGACAGCGACCCGGACGTGACCTTCGCCTTTTCCTCGGCTCAGCAGTACGCGTGGATCAAGGAGTACTACCCCGAGTTGTACCAGAGGCTGGCAGAACGGGTGCGTGAGGGGCGGATCGAGCCGGTGGGTGGCATGTGGGTGGAGTCCGACACCAACATGGTGGGCAGCGAGGCCCTGGTCCGGCAGTTCCTCGAGGGCAAGAGCTTCTTCGCCACCGAGTTCGGCGCCGAACCCACGCAGGTCTGGCTCCCGGACTCCTTCGGCTACACCGGTTCCTTCCCGCAGGTGGCGCGCCTGGCCGGGTGCACCGACTTCCTCACCCAGAAGCTCTCGTGGAACGACACCAACCGGATCCCGCACCACTCCTTCTGGTGGGAGGGCATCGACGGCAGCCGGGTGTACACCCACTTCCCGCCGGTGGACACCTACAACTCGGTGCTGAACGCCGAGGAACTGGAGCGGGCCTCGAGCCAGTACGCGGACAAGGCACGATCGTCGATCTCGCTGGTGCCCTACGGCTACGGCGACGGCGGTGGCGGCCCCACGCGAGAGATGGTGGCGCAGGGCCACCGGGTGGAGTCCCTCGAGGGCTCGGCGCGGGTGGAGTTCACCACCGCGGAGGCCTTCTTCGAAGCCTCGCGCCAGGAGTACGCCGCGATCGCCCCCACCTGGGTGGGGGAGTTGTACCTGGAGTACCACCGCGGCACGTACACCACCCAGGCCCGCACCAAGCGCGGCAATCGGCGCAGCGAGCACCTGCTGCGCGAGGCCGAGCTGTGGTCGGCCACGGCGGCGGTGCGCGCCGGCGCTGACTACCCGTACGAGGAACTGCAGCGGCTGTGGCGCGAGACCCTGCTGCTCCAGTTCCACGACATCCTGCCCGGCACCTCCATCGCGTGGGTGCACCGTGAGGCCGAGGCCTCCTACGCCGCGATCGCCACCGAGGCAGAGGCATTGATCGCGCGGGCACTGGAGGCGATCGCGGAGCAGGACGGCGCCGCGGCGGGCTCAGGCGGTCAGTTGGTGGCCAATGCCTCGCCCTTCGCTCAGAAGGGCGTGGCGCCGGGCGCGATTGGGGCGGCGGAGGTGGCCTCCCCGGCCCGGGTGGAGCGCGACGGCGAGGATCTGTTGCTGGTCAATGACGCCGTGCGGGTGCGGGTGGACCGGCGCGGCCTGGTGACCTCTGCGGTACTGGTGGCCACCGGGCGCGAGGGGCTCGCAGCGCCGGGCAACCTGCTGCAGCTCGCACGGGACATCCCGAACACCTGGGAGGCCTGGGACATCGAAGAGCACTACCGGCGCACCATCAGCGACGTGCTCGACGGTGAGGTAGAGGAGACCACCGATGAGAACGGTGCGCCCGCGATCCGCGTGACGCGCACGGTGGGGAGGAGCCGCGTGGTGCAGGTGCTCTCCCTCGCCCCCGGCACCGACCCCACGCTGCACTTGCGCACGGATGTCGATTGGCACGAGCAGCAGAAGCTGCTCAAGCTCGGCTTCACGCTCGATGTGCACACCGACCATGCGCGCTCGGAGATGCAGTTCGGGCACATCACGCGGCCGACGCACGTGAACACTTCCTGGGACGCGGCACGCTTCGAGACGGTCGCGCATCGTTGGGTGCACGTGGCCGAGCCCGGTTTCGGGGTGGCCTTCAGCAACGATGGCACCTACGGGCACGACATCACCCGCGTGCGCGTCGGCGGTGATGTGACCGCCGGGCGCGAGGACGGCGCGGCGGACGACGGGCGGGTGGCCACGCAGGTGCGCTGGTCGCTACTGCGGGCCCCGCTCTTCCCGGACCCGGTGGCCGACCAGGGCGAGCACACACTGCGGCATGCGGTGACCTTCGGCGCGCAGGTGAGCGATGCCGTCGAGCACGGGTACGCGCTGAACCTGCCGCTGCGCGAGGTGTGGCCTGGTGACGCGAGCGGCGAGGCAGCGAGTGGCGGAGCCGCAGTCCCGCCGCTGGTGACCGTCTCCGATCCGCAGGTGGTCATCGAGTCGGTGAAGCTCGCCCACGACGGCAGCGGCGATGTGGTGGTCCGGCTCTACGAGAGCCTCGGCGCGCGGGCGTCGGCGAGTGTCGGCTTCGGTCTTGAGGCGGCCTCGGTGACGGTCACGGACGTGCTGGAGCGGCCGCTGGAGTCTGCGGGTGTCAAGCTCGTGGACCGTGCGGTAGCGGTGGAGCTCCGGCCCTTCCAGGTGCTGACACTGCGGGTGGCGCGGGGGTGA
- a CDS encoding SDR family oxidoreductase gives MSAERVLITGATGLLGREVVAALGRRGVRPRVLLRSAERRSALPADADVEVAVGDLGDHASLGEALAGVDAAFLVTPHDSAEEHLGLTFLSACEAAGVSRLVLSTAIHPDSGIKPIRNAIYALMGRAGPHYVPKYRVEAAVRDSAVDSVVLLPANFYQNDELWRPEILSGSYPQPIGKKGTVRVDCRDVGEAAARGLLRELDPGVFPMVGPEPRITGPGAAELWQAALGREVSYVGDELRTWEQAIGERMAPAMREDFRRTYELIQRFAPRGSAGQRARTTAALGRPPTSYADYAHDAAARWSDSAQ, from the coding sequence GTGAGCGCCGAGCGTGTGCTGATCACCGGTGCCACGGGTCTCCTGGGACGCGAGGTTGTCGCAGCCCTGGGCCGGCGCGGGGTACGGCCGCGAGTGCTTCTTCGGTCTGCGGAGCGGCGCTCTGCCCTGCCCGCGGATGCCGATGTCGAGGTCGCTGTGGGTGACCTGGGTGACCACGCCTCGCTGGGCGAGGCGCTCGCCGGCGTCGACGCTGCGTTCCTGGTCACTCCCCACGACTCGGCGGAAGAACACCTCGGCCTGACCTTCCTGAGCGCCTGCGAGGCAGCGGGGGTGTCACGACTGGTGCTCTCGACGGCGATCCACCCCGACAGCGGCATCAAGCCGATCCGGAACGCGATCTACGCGCTGATGGGACGCGCTGGCCCGCACTACGTGCCCAAGTACCGGGTGGAGGCCGCGGTCCGTGACTCTGCGGTGGACTCCGTGGTGCTGCTGCCGGCGAACTTCTACCAGAACGACGAGCTGTGGCGGCCCGAAATCCTCTCAGGTTCTTACCCGCAACCCATCGGTAAGAAGGGAACGGTCCGTGTGGACTGCCGCGACGTCGGTGAGGCGGCTGCCCGCGGCCTGCTGCGCGAACTCGACCCTGGCGTCTTTCCGATGGTCGGCCCAGAGCCGCGGATCACCGGACCCGGCGCGGCCGAGCTGTGGCAGGCCGCGCTCGGCCGGGAAGTCAGCTACGTGGGCGACGAGCTCCGGACGTGGGAGCAGGCCATCGGCGAGCGCATGGCCCCGGCTATGCGCGAGGACTTCCGGCGCACCTACGAGCTGATTCAGCGCTTCGCCCCCCGGGGGAGCGCTGGCCAGCGCGCGCGGACCACGGCCGCGCTGGGGCGGCCCCCGACGTCGTATGCGGACTATGCGCACGATGCCGCTGCGCGGTGGTCCGACTCCGCGCAGTAG
- a CDS encoding SipW-dependent-type signal peptide-containing protein, with protein sequence MTRQTLAAPQGSRPARWALAAISVLVVASAGAATAAAWTDSGEVTGQVRTGNLTVDQDLTELDFGEFEHYVQQSETVRLTNSGSTPVELTVDVARLEETDAQWQLSIVSGGRGFTLDPSDPERELTGLPLRVGTVDDLILAPGEDIDLTIRLRYSDADGAAAGRDFGEFGLTFVGTQADGEHGALDAGWTDSATISGPVRTAGEPQVPFFTEQDLPVTVEPDLSGVYALGDPMDWHIDVTVPQLPTGSEMSDVTRYRVSLTGDWLWPGLGTLVGEHFHSQSSVNPTSYTGSGYLFRPTWDGEFAHDLISRSGGEQGVRLSIVDYGAGWDNTSGDGILSLHAEPHVQYRGEYRILESASATTFWGAVRVAGEGDGCRYEVTLGDSAAPNENGEVIVAGEIDGGEWLIEGLRVLDAIDGPDQYWLVNTSCPSGSTSTPVAIGDLEPASHEQVAADPEHPNTVIVGGDGAPDGAVADQ encoded by the coding sequence ATGACGAGACAGACCTTGGCCGCACCACAGGGCAGCCGGCCGGCACGGTGGGCACTGGCCGCGATCAGCGTGCTGGTTGTGGCGAGCGCCGGGGCCGCCACCGCGGCTGCTTGGACCGACAGCGGTGAGGTGACCGGGCAGGTACGAACCGGCAACCTCACCGTGGACCAGGACCTCACGGAGTTGGACTTCGGCGAGTTCGAGCACTACGTCCAGCAGAGCGAGACCGTGCGACTGACGAACAGCGGATCCACCCCCGTCGAGCTGACCGTCGATGTCGCACGCCTGGAGGAGACCGATGCCCAGTGGCAGCTGTCCATCGTCAGCGGAGGCCGGGGATTCACTCTTGACCCCTCGGACCCCGAGAGGGAACTGACCGGGCTACCGCTTCGAGTCGGCACCGTCGATGACCTGATCCTCGCCCCCGGCGAGGACATCGATCTCACCATCCGGCTGCGCTACTCCGATGCTGACGGCGCCGCGGCAGGCCGCGACTTCGGCGAGTTCGGCCTGACCTTTGTGGGTACGCAGGCAGATGGGGAGCACGGCGCGCTCGACGCCGGCTGGACCGACTCGGCGACCATCTCGGGCCCAGTGCGCACCGCAGGCGAGCCGCAGGTGCCGTTCTTCACCGAGCAGGATCTGCCCGTTACCGTCGAACCGGACCTCTCCGGCGTCTACGCCCTCGGCGATCCGATGGACTGGCACATCGACGTCACGGTGCCGCAGCTACCGACGGGTTCCGAGATGTCGGACGTGACTCGCTACCGGGTATCGCTGACCGGTGACTGGTTGTGGCCGGGTCTCGGCACCCTCGTCGGGGAGCACTTCCACTCGCAATCTTCGGTGAATCCCACGTCCTACACCGGAAGCGGATACCTCTTCCGGCCCACCTGGGATGGGGAGTTCGCCCACGATCTCATCAGCCGTTCTGGTGGCGAGCAGGGGGTGAGGTTGTCGATCGTGGACTACGGCGCCGGATGGGATAACACCTCCGGAGACGGGATTCTGTCGCTGCACGCGGAGCCGCACGTGCAGTATCGCGGCGAGTACCGGATTCTGGAATCGGCATCCGCGACCACGTTCTGGGGTGCAGTCCGGGTTGCCGGGGAGGGCGACGGATGCCGCTACGAGGTCACGCTTGGCGACAGTGCCGCGCCCAATGAGAACGGCGAAGTCATCGTCGCGGGCGAGATCGATGGCGGTGAATGGCTCATCGAGGGCCTTCGCGTGCTCGACGCAATCGATGGACCCGACCAGTACTGGTTGGTGAACACCTCCTGCCCCAGTGGCTCCACGTCGACCCCGGTGGCGATCGGCGACCTCGAGCCGGCGAGCCACGAGCAGGTCGCTGCGGATCCAGAGCACCCGAACACAGTCATCGTGGGTGGGGACGGCGCTCCCGACGGCGCCGTGGCGGACCAGTGA
- a CDS encoding signal peptidase I: protein MSRASARRARWSWAHRMSSVAATVVAVLAVALAVAAHTGVLHVRVVSSSSMEPALSAGDVLLTRAMPAGEAQVGEVVTLQRPTGDLVTHRIVANAPDPDEPKGWLVTMRGDANAVADPRPFPATEVEATVARIPHAGGVLRALAQPPAMQIAMVSALALVIASLMSPRTRSKGHTP from the coding sequence GTGAGCAGGGCCTCCGCGCGCCGCGCGCGCTGGTCCTGGGCGCACCGGATGTCCTCGGTGGCGGCGACAGTCGTGGCCGTGCTGGCGGTGGCGTTGGCTGTCGCCGCACACACCGGAGTGCTGCACGTGCGTGTCGTCTCCTCGAGCTCCATGGAGCCGGCACTCAGCGCCGGCGACGTGCTTCTGACTCGGGCTATGCCGGCCGGCGAAGCTCAGGTGGGGGAGGTCGTGACCTTGCAGCGGCCCACCGGTGACCTGGTCACGCACCGGATCGTCGCCAACGCTCCCGATCCGGACGAACCGAAGGGCTGGTTGGTCACCATGCGCGGCGACGCCAATGCCGTCGCCGACCCACGGCCCTTCCCCGCGACCGAGGTCGAGGCCACCGTCGCCCGTATCCCACACGCCGGCGGAGTGCTTCGAGCTCTGGCGCAGCCGCCCGCCATGCAGATCGCGATGGTCTCCGCGCTGGCGCTGGTGATCGCAAGCCTGATGTCGCCACGAACCCGAAGTAAAGGACACACGCCATGA